In one window of Musa acuminata AAA Group cultivar baxijiao chromosome BXJ3-2, Cavendish_Baxijiao_AAA, whole genome shotgun sequence DNA:
- the LOC135631042 gene encoding RING-H2 finger protein ATL17-like has translation MADTNQGSPNGSPTTHPPYWLSHGHGRVLYPLFAILNVVLILFLYCYISRKLCKKSQQLNETNTTAASSASTSPSSSLRHARLKPDVFLSLPVFVYSMANEGKLECSVCLTEFKEGDKGRLLPRCSHRFHADCVDMWFQSHSTCPICRSAIEPKAPGSDEAVYSIRFRQLTQEELTLRRKRSRQDIGWLNASNVRHRAKESEITPRISGLRRSTANWATSRKRGRCTEESDEAPTNDVPGNRMSIRVVIIV, from the exons ATGGCCGATACGAACCAGGGAAGTCCTAATGGCTCTCCAACTACGCACCCTCCTTACTGGCTCAGTCATGGCCATGGCCGTGTTCTTTATCCTCTTTTCGCCATCCTCAACGTTGTTCTTATCCTCTTCTTGTACTGCTACATCTCGCGGAAACTGTGCAAAAAGTCTCAGCAATTGAATGAGACCAACACGACCGCTGCTTCTTCCGCCAGCACCTCTCCCTCGTCCTCCCTGCGCCACGCCAGGCTCAAACCAGACGTGTTTCTGTCACTACCCGTCTTCGTGTACTCCATGGCGAACGAGGGCAAACTGGAGTGCAGCGTGTGCTTAACGGAGTTCAAGGAAGGCGATAAGGGACGGCTCCTTCCGAGATGCAGCCACAGATTCCATGCCGACTGTGTCGACATGTGGTTTCAGTCCCATTCCACCTGCCCCATTTGCCGGTCCGCCATTGAACCTAAAGCTCCGGGATCAGATGAGGCA gtctactcgatcaggtttagacagttgacgcaggaggaattgacgttgcgccggaagagatcacgtcaggatattggatggctgaatgcttcgaacgtcaggcatcgggccaaggagagcgaaattacgccaaggatatcggggttgcggaggtcaaccgccaattgggcaacaagccgcaagagaggacgatgcaccgaagaatcggacgaagcgccaaccaatgacgtgccgggcaatagaatgtcaattcgtgttgtaataattgtctag